The Bacteroides acidifaciens genome includes a region encoding these proteins:
- a CDS encoding HIT family protein, with translation MKSDPKECLYCQNNETLHNLMIEIAQLSVSRVFLFKEQTYRGRCLVAYKDHVNDLNELSDEDRNAFMSDVARVTRAMQKAFQPEKINYGAYSDKLSHLHFHLAPKYVDGPDYGGVFQMNPGKVYLTDEEYQELIDAVKAHL, from the coding sequence ATGAAGAGCGATCCGAAAGAATGTCTGTATTGCCAAAATAATGAAACGCTGCATAATCTGATGATTGAGATTGCGCAGTTGAGTGTGTCACGTGTATTCCTGTTTAAGGAACAAACATATCGTGGACGTTGCCTTGTGGCATATAAAGATCATGTAAATGATTTGAATGAATTGAGTGATGAAGACCGTAATGCTTTTATGTCTGACGTAGCACGCGTTACTCGTGCCATGCAGAAGGCTTTCCAGCCGGAAAAGATAAATTATGGCGCTTACTCAGATAAACTGTCTCATTTGCACTTCCATTTAGCGCCTAAATATGTGGATGGACCTGATTATGGCGGTGTATTCCAGATGAATCCGGGAAAAGTTTACCTGACGGATGAAGAATATCAGGAGTTGATTGATGCTGTAAAAGCACATCTATAA